The window tttccatcaggattgactagtttgatctccttgcagtccaagggactctcaagacatcTTTTACAGTAACTCCAGGCATCGTGCGGCCTCTGTGCTGCCAGCCAGGGGAAAGGACTCTTTTTCATGAGGGACTCTTCCAATGAACTGTCTGTTTACATCATAtgaccaaagtagtggagtttcagcttcagcatcagtccttccaacaagtattcagggttgatttcccttaaaattgacttgtttgatctccttgttgtccacgggattctcaggagtctcctCCATCACCAGATatcaaaggcatcaattattcagcgctcagccttctttatggttcagctctcacaaccatacataaacactgggaagaccatagctttaGACTATACAGATATTCGTATGCAGAGAAAAGTCTTTGTGTTTCAACACACTGTTGAAAAGCAACTTGCATTAGCTTGTTCTAATTGTGATTACCAGTAAGTCATTTTAAACTATTACTTTTCCAGGGAAGAGACAAATATCCTTTAATGGAAACTTAAATCTACCTAAAATCTAGAATTATATCAATGTCTATACAAATAAATaggaacatttttattcttaCCTCAAATGACTGAGTTTTGTTAGCTTCCTGATTCAGactgattttcatttcttctctcaGTTTCCATAAAGTTCTCATTCTCTTCACAAGTTTCTCCTGCAAAATACCCAGGAGATTTAGTGACCCAGAAGATGACACCATAAATTTCATCCTGTTCATGATGAAGAAAGGCAGTTGTTGGTTACATGGAAATCTTGCATAGAATGCTGTGGTCAGAGTTTTCCACATTACTTTGATTCTAATACTGATATCAAAGTATATCAGTATCAGTATTTACTTCTGTGACTTTACGGAAGTAAATACTAGAGAACTGGGGGAACTTTACAATAATGGAATCTATTTCCTAAAAAATTAAGTCTCACACTTTAATATAGCCTGACTAAGAAAGCCTCAAGGTCCCATCAGAAGCCTATGTCCCTGGTGCCACCTGCCCCGGGATGCTGCATTTCCACACGTGTGGACAATTGGGCAACAACACTGAGAGGACACACTATATGTGAGGATCCACGTTCAGAAATCCCACCTCCTCTATctccatccccaccaccatcaTAGCATCCTTGTCTTCCTCTCTGACTTAGGAGCCTCTAGATCCCAAACTGCTCGAGAGGCATCACCTACCCGGGACTCCTCAGCAGCCCTGTGTATTGGACTGTGGCTGTGAGCTGCGTGCTCAGAGCAGGGCCCACAGAGCAGGGTCTGGTCAACCTCACAGAAGAGGCCTTTGGCTTCCTGGTGTGTCACACAGATCTGCTCCTCAGAGCTGTGGTCGTGGTCAGCTCTGGCCTGTCTGGCAAGGGAAGCCAGCCTCTTGAGGGCAATGTTGGTTTTGAAATCGGACCACTCTGGTATTTCCCTGCACTCAGGGCAGCTCCTTGGTGTCTGGCCTTCTTCCCAGCAAAGGCTCAAACAGGGATGGCAGAAGCTGTGCCCACAGTCTATGGTGACGGGGTCCAGGAAGCAGTTCATGCAGATGGAGCAGGTGCGTTCACTCTGGAAGACCTGCAGTGTGTCTGAATCcatgtttctgaaaattaaagaaagaaataagagagGGTAAGAGAAAAAgtccttcttctgccctcatcAGGAAAGATAAATCCTTTCGACATAATCCTGTCTTGAACTCTAATTTCCCTATTTACTTACCTCCCCAGAACAAACCTAGAAATGGTGACTATATACACCATGGATTTGAACTAGTATACAAAAGATGAAATACAATAAGAGTCCTTAGcaacttttttttgtttaaaataaaccaGGATTTCAATCATTCTAAAATTATTAATACATGGAGAAGCTTAAAGATTAGTGtgagtgtgctcagtcctgtctgactcattgccacgccatggactgtagcccaccaggctctcctgcccttgggatttcccaggcaaaaatcctggaaagggttgccatttccttctccaagagatgtTCCCAACTCAGTGGCtgaatctgtgtttcctgcatctcctcatTGGtgggtggatactttaccatggaaccacctgggaagccccttaaagaTTAGAATGGAGAGTAAGAGTTGGGATGACTTCAGAGTTACTTTTATTAGCTGATTCTGACAGAAGCACACACAGAACCTGTCTGTCTCTCGTTCTCTAGGATTCCCTGACTGGAAGC is drawn from Bubalus kerabau isolate K-KA32 ecotype Philippines breed swamp buffalo chromosome 5, PCC_UOA_SB_1v2, whole genome shotgun sequence and contains these coding sequences:
- the LOC129652706 gene encoding tripartite motif-containing protein 64-like; translation: MDSDTLQVFQSERTCSICMNCFLDPVTIDCGHSFCHPCLSLCWEEGQTPRSCPECREIPEWSDFKTNIALKRLASLARQARADHDHSSEEQICVTHQEAKGLFCEVDQTLLCGPCSEHAAHSHSPIHRAAEESREKLVKRMRTLWKLREEMKISLNQEANKTQSFENYVALRKAMITVQYQRIPLLLHEDEKLHLEALEQEAKEICQQLKGSVFTMTQQGESLRERYRQLTEMCHKPDVELLQCTLSCVMKESLITSLCLQI